From Anopheles coluzzii chromosome 3, AcolN3, whole genome shotgun sequence, the proteins below share one genomic window:
- the LOC120956389 gene encoding sorting nexin lst-4 isoform X1 yields the protein MRMHNHDTAMIVLVGRGKGRDPIHVSLCQPAPLQTVVAFSRSRATVCLVIARQSDRMNVALLSAGCGEIKLRKKAIAMTRVKVLYDFNGEPNSSEISISVDEVLTVTNTDVGEGWWEGMNSRGQRGLFPAAYVETIPEAPSLPSGPPKMPPPPAVMAQAASGVSKSGSQQALGNRYDQTSDDWGEQQDDWDDDWDDDNDTYSEIGPAAAATGRTNGQTQSYQQQQQQQHQQQYQQQSATASYYANANLPAPPPGDGDTMSLASVATTVGGGRSRAAGTGKIFTKSGDNYLMGMPVPDVSESDRVHVLLMEQGAIVWKPMRDSYSVTVDSPKKEKKFNGLKSFIAYQLTPSFNNIPVARRYKHFDWLHERLVEKFCLIPIPPLPDKQISGRYDEEFVEHRRVQLQEFVDWMCRHPVLSTCGVWMHFLTCTDEKKWKTGKRTAEKDPLVGTMFCASVFPPEKTLLQSLVEPQVDAATQFVPQMDTAVKTLFAICGDQSKKFQQQWKKEYQRIGEGFSEMARALAVDERRAATQISLASSVGQAAGVFINIGQLFGEQPKHDFIPFSDRLHIYRGLLAAWPDTLGEYRNAVQKRKECERLTAEQKMENGQLQEVNRRVDVMSYALLAEMSHFREERDTHLKDTIRNFIGAQIDFYKSIVQKLEQAQTHF from the exons ATGCGGATGCACAACCATGATACCGCGATGATAGTGTTGGTGGGACGGGGGAAGGGACGGGATCCCATCCACGTATCTCTTTGCCAGCCCGCCCCTCTCCAAACGGTGGTTGCCTTCTCGAGGTCGAGAGCGACCGTTTGTTTAGTGATTGCGCGACAGAGCGATCGCATGAACGTTGCTTTGTTGAGCGCTGGATGTGGTGAGATAAAGTTAAGGAAAAAAG CAATCGCGATGACGCGCGTTAAGGTCCTGTACGATTTCAATGGCGAGCCGAACTCGTCCGAAATTTCCATCTCGGTAGACGAAGTGCTGACCGTCACAAACACGGACGTCGGCGAAGGATGGTGGGAGGGTATGAACTCACGCGGCCAGCGTGGCCTCTTCCCGGCGGCCTACGTAGAAACCATCCCGGAGGCACCGTCTTTGCCCAGCGGACCACCCAAaatgccaccaccgccagccgTCATGGCGCAGGCGGCGTCGGGCGTATCGAAATCCGGCTCACAGCAAGCCCTCGGCAATCGGTACGATCAGACGTCGGACGATTGGGGCGAGCAGCAGGACGATTGGGACGACGATTGGGATGACGATAACGATACGTACTCGGAGATTGGACCGGCCGCGGCGGCAACCGGGCGTACCAATGGTCAGACACAATcctatcagcagcagcagcagcagcagcaccagcaacagtaTCAACAGCAAAGCGCCACAGCCAGCTACTATGCCAACGCGAACTTGCCCGCTCCACCGCCCGGTGACGGGGACACGATGTCACTCGCCTCCGTAGCGACTACGGTCGGCGGGGGACGATCGCGTGCCGCCGGGACGGGTAAAATTTTCACCAAATCCGGCGACAACTATCTGATGGGAATGCCAGTGCCGGACGTGTCGGAGTCGGACCGGGTGCACGTGCTGCTGATGGAGCAGGGTGCGATCGTGTGGAAACCGATGCGCGACTCCTACTCGGTCACGGTCGATTCGCccaagaaggagaaaaagttTAACGGGCTGAAGAGCTTCATCGCGTACCAGCTGACGCCGTCGTTTAACAACATCCCGGTAGCGCGCCGCTACAAGCACTTTGACTGGCTGCACGAACGGCTGGTGGAGAAGTTTTGTCTCATTCCGATCCCACCGCTGCCGGACAAGCAGATTTCGGGCCGGTACGATGAGGAGTTCGTGGAGCACCGGCGGGTACAGCTGCAGGAGTTTGTCGACTGGATGTGTCGCCATCCGGTCCTGTCGACGTGCGGCGTCTGGATGCACTTCCTCACCTGCACGGACGAGAAGAAGTGGAAGACGGGCAAGCGGACGGCCGAGAAGGATCCGCTGGTCGGGACGATGTTCTGTGCGTCCGTGTTTCCGCCGGAAAAGACGCTGCTACAGTCGCTGGTAGAGCCGCAGGTGGACGCGGCGACCCAGTTTGTGCCGCAGATGGATACGGCGGTCAAGACGCTGTTCGCCATCTGTGGCGATCAGTCGAAAAAGTTCCAGCAACAGTGGAAGAAGGAGTACCAGCGGATCGGCGAGGGATTTTCCGAGATGGCACGAGCGCTAGCGGTGGATGAGAGGCGTGCCGCGACGCAGATAAGTCTCGCGAGCTCGGTCGGACAGGCGGCGGGTGTGTTTATTAACATCGGGCAGCTGTTCGGTGAGCAGCCGAAGCATGATTTTATACCGTTCTCGGACCGGCTGCACATCTACCGCGGGCTGTTGGCCGCGTGGCCCGACACGCTCGGCGAGTACCGGAACGCGGTACAGAAGCGCAAGGAGTGCGAGCGGCTGACGGCCGAGCAGAAGATGGAGAACGGACAGCTGCAGGAGGTGAACCGGCGCGTGGACGTGATGTCGTACGCACTGCTGGCGGAGATGTCCCACTTTCGGGAGGAGCGCGATACGCATCTGAAGGACACGATACGCAACTTTATCGGGGCGCAGATTGACTTTTACAAATCCATCGTGCAGAAGCTGGAGCAGGCGCAAACTCATTTTTAA
- the LOC120956389 gene encoding sorting nexin lst-4 isoform X2, whose amino-acid sequence MTRVKVLYDFNGEPNSSEISISVDEVLTVTNTDVGEGWWEGMNSRGQRGLFPAAYVETIPEAPSLPSGPPKMPPPPAVMAQAASGVSKSGSQQALGNRYDQTSDDWGEQQDDWDDDWDDDNDTYSEIGPAAAATGRTNGQTQSYQQQQQQQHQQQYQQQSATASYYANANLPAPPPGDGDTMSLASVATTVGGGRSRAAGTGKIFTKSGDNYLMGMPVPDVSESDRVHVLLMEQGAIVWKPMRDSYSVTVDSPKKEKKFNGLKSFIAYQLTPSFNNIPVARRYKHFDWLHERLVEKFCLIPIPPLPDKQISGRYDEEFVEHRRVQLQEFVDWMCRHPVLSTCGVWMHFLTCTDEKKWKTGKRTAEKDPLVGTMFCASVFPPEKTLLQSLVEPQVDAATQFVPQMDTAVKTLFAICGDQSKKFQQQWKKEYQRIGEGFSEMARALAVDERRAATQISLASSVGQAAGVFINIGQLFGEQPKHDFIPFSDRLHIYRGLLAAWPDTLGEYRNAVQKRKECERLTAEQKMENGQLQEVNRRVDVMSYALLAEMSHFREERDTHLKDTIRNFIGAQIDFYKSIVQKLEQAQTHF is encoded by the coding sequence ATGACGCGCGTTAAGGTCCTGTACGATTTCAATGGCGAGCCGAACTCGTCCGAAATTTCCATCTCGGTAGACGAAGTGCTGACCGTCACAAACACGGACGTCGGCGAAGGATGGTGGGAGGGTATGAACTCACGCGGCCAGCGTGGCCTCTTCCCGGCGGCCTACGTAGAAACCATCCCGGAGGCACCGTCTTTGCCCAGCGGACCACCCAAaatgccaccaccgccagccgTCATGGCGCAGGCGGCGTCGGGCGTATCGAAATCCGGCTCACAGCAAGCCCTCGGCAATCGGTACGATCAGACGTCGGACGATTGGGGCGAGCAGCAGGACGATTGGGACGACGATTGGGATGACGATAACGATACGTACTCGGAGATTGGACCGGCCGCGGCGGCAACCGGGCGTACCAATGGTCAGACACAATcctatcagcagcagcagcagcagcagcaccagcaacagtaTCAACAGCAAAGCGCCACAGCCAGCTACTATGCCAACGCGAACTTGCCCGCTCCACCGCCCGGTGACGGGGACACGATGTCACTCGCCTCCGTAGCGACTACGGTCGGCGGGGGACGATCGCGTGCCGCCGGGACGGGTAAAATTTTCACCAAATCCGGCGACAACTATCTGATGGGAATGCCAGTGCCGGACGTGTCGGAGTCGGACCGGGTGCACGTGCTGCTGATGGAGCAGGGTGCGATCGTGTGGAAACCGATGCGCGACTCCTACTCGGTCACGGTCGATTCGCccaagaaggagaaaaagttTAACGGGCTGAAGAGCTTCATCGCGTACCAGCTGACGCCGTCGTTTAACAACATCCCGGTAGCGCGCCGCTACAAGCACTTTGACTGGCTGCACGAACGGCTGGTGGAGAAGTTTTGTCTCATTCCGATCCCACCGCTGCCGGACAAGCAGATTTCGGGCCGGTACGATGAGGAGTTCGTGGAGCACCGGCGGGTACAGCTGCAGGAGTTTGTCGACTGGATGTGTCGCCATCCGGTCCTGTCGACGTGCGGCGTCTGGATGCACTTCCTCACCTGCACGGACGAGAAGAAGTGGAAGACGGGCAAGCGGACGGCCGAGAAGGATCCGCTGGTCGGGACGATGTTCTGTGCGTCCGTGTTTCCGCCGGAAAAGACGCTGCTACAGTCGCTGGTAGAGCCGCAGGTGGACGCGGCGACCCAGTTTGTGCCGCAGATGGATACGGCGGTCAAGACGCTGTTCGCCATCTGTGGCGATCAGTCGAAAAAGTTCCAGCAACAGTGGAAGAAGGAGTACCAGCGGATCGGCGAGGGATTTTCCGAGATGGCACGAGCGCTAGCGGTGGATGAGAGGCGTGCCGCGACGCAGATAAGTCTCGCGAGCTCGGTCGGACAGGCGGCGGGTGTGTTTATTAACATCGGGCAGCTGTTCGGTGAGCAGCCGAAGCATGATTTTATACCGTTCTCGGACCGGCTGCACATCTACCGCGGGCTGTTGGCCGCGTGGCCCGACACGCTCGGCGAGTACCGGAACGCGGTACAGAAGCGCAAGGAGTGCGAGCGGCTGACGGCCGAGCAGAAGATGGAGAACGGACAGCTGCAGGAGGTGAACCGGCGCGTGGACGTGATGTCGTACGCACTGCTGGCGGAGATGTCCCACTTTCGGGAGGAGCGCGATACGCATCTGAAGGACACGATACGCAACTTTATCGGGGCGCAGATTGACTTTTACAAATCCATCGTGCAGAAGCTGGAGCAGGCGCAAACTCATTTTTAA